In a single window of the Raphanus sativus cultivar WK10039 chromosome 9, ASM80110v3, whole genome shotgun sequence genome:
- the LOC108824247 gene encoding LOW QUALITY PROTEIN: pentatricopeptide repeat-containing protein At1g64100-like (The sequence of the model RefSeq protein was modified relative to this genomic sequence to represent the inferred CDS: deleted 1 base in 1 codon): MRRPNVITFNTLMNGLCCQGRVVEAVALLDRMVEDGLQPIQITYGTIVDGMCKKGDTVSALNLLRKMEEVNHIKPNVVIYSAIIDGLWKDGRHSDAQNLFIEMQEKKVFPNLFTYNCMITGFCSSGKWIDAEQLLHEMLERKINPNVVTYNALINAFVKEGKFFEAEELYDEMLPRGIIPSRITYNSMIDGFCKHNRLDAAEHMFYVMATKGCSPDVITFNTLIEGYCRAKRVDDGLELLHEMTETGLVANTVTYNTLIHGFCLVGDLNAALDLLQEMISSGVCPNVVTCNTLLDGLCDNGKLKDALKMFKAMQKSNMDIDASHPFNGVEPDVQTYNILISGLINEGKFLEAEELYEEMPLRGIVPDTITYIAQ, encoded by the exons ATGCGTAGACCAAATGTCATAACGTTCAACACACTGATGAACGGTCTTTGCTGCCAGGGTCGAGTTGTCGAAGCCGTAGCTCTGCTTGATCGGATGGTGGAAGATGGTCTCCAGCCTATCCAGATTACTTATGGAACAATCGTAGATGGGATGTGTAAGAAGGGAGATACTGTGTCTGCACTGAATCTGCTGAGGAAGATGGAGGAGGTGAACCACAtcaaacccaatgtggtaatcTATAGTGCCATCATTGATGGCCTTTGGAAAGACGGACGTCATAGCGACGCTCAAAATCTTTTCATTGAAATGCAAGAG AAAAAAGTCTTTCCCAATTTATTTACCTACAACTGTATGATAACGGGTTTTTGTAGCTCTGGTAAATGGATCGACGCGGAGCAGTTGTTGCACGAAATGTTAGAACGGAAGATCAACCCTAATGTTGTAACTTATAATGCTTTGATCAATGCATTTGTCAAGGAAGGCAAATTCTTTGAGGCTGAAGAATTATACGATGAGATGCTTCCAAGGGGTATAATCCCTAGTAGAATTACATATAATTCAATGATCGATGGGTTTTGCAAACATAATCGTCTTGATGCTGCGGAACACATGTTTTATGTGATGGCTACCAAGGGCTGCTCTCCGGACGTAATCACTTTCAATACTCTAATAGAGGGATACTGTAGAGCTAAGAGGGTAGATGATGGATTGGAACTTCTCCATGAGATGACTGAAACAGGATTAGTTGCTAACACAGTTACTTACAACACTCTTATTCACGGGTTCTGTCTGGTGGGCGATCTTAATGCTGCTCTAGACCTTTTACAGGAGATGATTTCTAGTGGCGTGTGCCCTAATGTCGTAACTTGTAACACGTTGCTGGACGGTCTCTGCGATAATGGGAAACTAAAAGATGCATTGAAAATGTTTAAGGCTATGCAGAAGAGTAATATGGATATTGATGCTAGTCATCCTTTTAATGGTGTGGAACCTGATGTTCAAACTTACAATATATTGATCAGCGGCTTGATCAATGAAGGGAAGTTTTTAGAGGCTGAGGAATTATACGAGGAGATGCCCCTCAGGGGTATAGTCCCAGATACTATCACCTATATAGCTCAATGA
- the LOC108824249 gene encoding pentatricopeptide repeat-containing protein At1g64100: MFDSMGSKSFSPNVVTFTTLINGYCKAGRVDDGLELFCEMGRRGIVANAITYITLIHGFREVGNINGALDIFQEMISRGVYHDTITICNMLTGLWSKEELKRALAMLEDLQMSMDHHLGDE, translated from the exons ATGTTTGATTCGATGGGTAGCAAGAGCTTCTCTCCAAACGTAGTGACCTTTACTACACTCATTAATGGCTACTGTAAGGCAGGAAGGGTTGATGATGGGCTGGAGCTTTTCTGCGAGATGGGTCGAAGAGGGATAGTTGCTAATGCAATTACTTACATCACTTTGATTCATGGTTTTCGTGAAGTGGGTAATATTAATGGGGCTCTAGACATTTTCCAGGAGATGATTTCAAGGGGTGTGTATCATGATACCATTACCATCTGCAATATGCTGACTGGTTTATGGAGTAAAGAGGAACTAAAAAGGGCACTGGCAATGCTTGAGGATCTGCAGATGAGTATG GATCATCATTTGGGGGATGAGTGA
- the LOC108823758 gene encoding nascent polypeptide-associated complex subunit alpha-like protein 4 isoform X2: protein MPGPVVEEVNTEEQLMDAIKEQMKLQENDVVVEDVKDGDEDDEDEDDDDDNVDGAGENESSKQSRSEKKSRKAMLKLGMKPVTDVSRVTIKRSKNVLFVISKPDVFKSPNSDTYVIFGEAKIDDMSSQLQAQAAQRFKMPDVASMIPSNADASQAATVAQEEEDDDDVDETGVEAKDIDLVMTQAGVSKAKAVKALKTNDGDIVSAIMELTT, encoded by the exons ATGCCAGGCCCAGTCGTTGAAGAAGTTAACACTGAAGAGCAGTTGATGGATGCCATCAAAGAGCAAATGAAGCTCCAG GAAAATGATGTTGTCGTTGAGGATGTGAAAGACGGAGATGAAGACGACGAAGATGAGGACGACGACGATGACAACGTCGATG GAGCTGGTGAGAATGAGAGCTCCAAGCAAAGCCGAAGCGAGAAGAAAAGCCGCAAAGCAATGCTCAAACTTGGAATGAAACCTGTCACTGATGTTAGCAGAGTCACAATCAAGAGATCAAAGAAT GTTCTGTTTGTCATCTCGAAGCCTGATGTGTTCAAGAGTCCCAACTCTGACACCTATGTGATATTCGGCGAGGCCAAGATTGATGACATGAGCTCTCAGCTACAAGCCCAAGCTGCTCAGAGGTTCAAGATGCCTGATGTTGCGTCTATGATCCCCAGCAACGCTGATGCCTCTCAAGCAGCCACTGTTGcacaagaggaggaagatgatgatgatgttgatgagacTGGTGTTGAAGCTAAGGACATTGATCTTGTGATGACTCAAGCTGGTGTCTCTAAGGCCAAAGCCGTTAAGGCTCTCAAGACTAATGATGGAGATATCGTTTCTGCCATTATGGAACTCACTACATAG
- the LOC108823758 gene encoding nascent polypeptide-associated complex subunit alpha-like protein 4 isoform X1, translated as MPGPVVEEVNTEEQLMDAIKEQMKLQKENDVVVEDVKDGDEDDEDEDDDDDNVDGAGENESSKQSRSEKKSRKAMLKLGMKPVTDVSRVTIKRSKNVLFVISKPDVFKSPNSDTYVIFGEAKIDDMSSQLQAQAAQRFKMPDVASMIPSNADASQAATVAQEEEDDDDVDETGVEAKDIDLVMTQAGVSKAKAVKALKTNDGDIVSAIMELTT; from the exons ATGCCAGGCCCAGTCGTTGAAGAAGTTAACACTGAAGAGCAGTTGATGGATGCCATCAAAGAGCAAATGAAGCTCCAG AAGGAAAATGATGTTGTCGTTGAGGATGTGAAAGACGGAGATGAAGACGACGAAGATGAGGACGACGACGATGACAACGTCGATG GAGCTGGTGAGAATGAGAGCTCCAAGCAAAGCCGAAGCGAGAAGAAAAGCCGCAAAGCAATGCTCAAACTTGGAATGAAACCTGTCACTGATGTTAGCAGAGTCACAATCAAGAGATCAAAGAAT GTTCTGTTTGTCATCTCGAAGCCTGATGTGTTCAAGAGTCCCAACTCTGACACCTATGTGATATTCGGCGAGGCCAAGATTGATGACATGAGCTCTCAGCTACAAGCCCAAGCTGCTCAGAGGTTCAAGATGCCTGATGTTGCGTCTATGATCCCCAGCAACGCTGATGCCTCTCAAGCAGCCACTGTTGcacaagaggaggaagatgatgatgatgttgatgagacTGGTGTTGAAGCTAAGGACATTGATCTTGTGATGACTCAAGCTGGTGTCTCTAAGGCCAAAGCCGTTAAGGCTCTCAAGACTAATGATGGAGATATCGTTTCTGCCATTATGGAACTCACTACATAG